The Verrucomicrobium spinosum DSM 4136 = JCM 18804 genome includes a region encoding these proteins:
- the rplN gene encoding 50S ribosomal protein L14 yields the protein MLQMESEIAIADNTGARMAEMIGVIGKKNKRTAGVGDIITAHVRVSTPTAQVKKGEVVRAVVVRTAAPIRRNDGSILRFDKNAIVIIDKDNNPRGTRIFGPVARELRDRNFMKIVSLAPEVL from the coding sequence ATGTTGCAGATGGAATCCGAAATCGCGATCGCCGACAATACTGGCGCGCGTATGGCCGAGATGATTGGCGTCATCGGCAAGAAGAACAAGCGCACAGCCGGGGTGGGGGACATCATCACCGCCCACGTCCGTGTCTCAACCCCCACCGCCCAGGTGAAGAAGGGTGAAGTGGTCAGGGCCGTTGTGGTCCGCACCGCCGCCCCGATCCGCCGCAATGATGGCTCGATCCTGCGCTTCGACAAGAACGCGATCGTCATCATTGACAAGGACAACAACCCCCGCGGCACCCGCATCTTTGGCCCAGTGGCCCGTGAACTGCGCGACCGCAACTTCATGAAAATCGTTTCCCTCGCACCCGAAGTGCTATGA
- the rpsS gene encoding 30S ribosomal protein S19 — protein MGRSLKKGPFVNQKLLWKIDQLNETGAKRPIKTWARSSMITPDFVGHTFLVHNGKDFVSVYVSENMVGHRLGEFSPTRTFKGHGAHTAKVSK, from the coding sequence ATGGGACGCTCACTTAAAAAAGGACCTTTCGTCAACCAGAAACTCCTCTGGAAGATTGACCAGCTCAATGAGACCGGCGCGAAGCGCCCTATCAAGACCTGGGCCCGCAGCTCCATGATCACGCCTGACTTTGTTGGTCACACCTTTCTGGTGCACAACGGCAAGGACTTCGTGAGCGTGTATGTTTCGGAAAACATGGTTGGTCACCGCCTGGGTGAATTCTCACCCACCCGTACCTTCAAAGGTCACGGTGCGCACACCGCCAAGGTTTCCAAGTAA
- the rpsC gene encoding 30S ribosomal protein S3, whose protein sequence is MGQKVHPIGFRLAVTKDWRSKWYAPEKEFADFLHADLAIRSYLKGKLSSAALAKIVIERAWNLVRVTLHTARPGLVIGRKGQEIEVMSVEISKMCGGKQVKIDIIEIKQPELDAQLVAETVATQLERRISFRRAMKRAVQTAMDMGADGIRIRCAGRLGGADIARAEQYRQGKVPLQSLRIPIDYGFTEARTVYGIIGVKCWLNRKPEVEGAPQAERRNDRERRPRGDRGDRGGDRRGGGGGGDRRGGGGGDRGGERQSAPAPAPAPAPEQA, encoded by the coding sequence ATGGGTCAGAAAGTTCATCCAATCGGTTTCCGCCTCGCCGTCACCAAAGACTGGCGCTCCAAGTGGTACGCTCCGGAAAAAGAGTTTGCCGACTTCCTTCACGCCGACCTGGCAATTCGCAGCTACCTCAAGGGCAAGCTGTCCTCCGCCGCTCTCGCCAAGATTGTGATTGAGCGTGCGTGGAACCTCGTCCGTGTGACGCTTCACACCGCCCGTCCGGGTCTGGTGATTGGTCGCAAAGGCCAGGAAATCGAAGTGATGAGCGTCGAGATTTCCAAGATGTGCGGCGGCAAGCAGGTCAAGATCGACATCATCGAGATCAAGCAGCCTGAGCTGGATGCCCAGCTGGTAGCGGAGACTGTGGCGACTCAACTTGAGCGTCGTATTTCCTTCCGTCGTGCCATGAAGCGTGCTGTGCAGACCGCCATGGACATGGGTGCCGACGGCATTCGTATCCGTTGCGCCGGTCGTCTCGGTGGTGCTGACATCGCCCGTGCTGAGCAATACCGTCAGGGCAAGGTGCCTCTTCAGAGCCTTCGTATCCCGATCGACTACGGCTTCACCGAAGCTCGTACCGTTTACGGAATCATCGGCGTGAAGTGCTGGTTGAACCGCAAGCCAGAAGTGGAAGGCGCTCCCCAGGCCGAGCGTCGCAACGACCGTGAGCGCCGCCCGCGTGGTGATCGCGGTGACCGTGGCGGGGACCGCCGTGGTGGCGGTGGCGGTGGAGACCGTCGTGGTGGTGGTGGCGGTGACCGTGGCGGTGAGCGCCAGTCCGCACCTGCACCTGCGCCAGCACCGGCTCCTGAGCAGGCCTAA
- the rplX gene encoding 50S ribosomal protein L24 — translation MSRIKTHVNKGDLVEVTSGAHKGSQGNVLQVVAKKNQVLVEGVRMIKKAVRPSQDKPQGGIIEREGPIHISNVKLVEKKK, via the coding sequence ATGAGCAGAATCAAAACACACGTCAATAAAGGCGACCTTGTGGAGGTCACCAGCGGGGCCCACAAGGGATCCCAGGGCAATGTTCTTCAGGTCGTTGCCAAGAAGAATCAGGTCCTCGTCGAGGGCGTGCGCATGATCAAGAAAGCTGTCCGTCCTTCGCAGGACAAGCCCCAGGGCGGCATTATCGAGCGCGAAGGCCCAATTCACATTTCGAATGTGAAACTTGTTGAAAAGAAGAAATAA
- the rpmC gene encoding 50S ribosomal protein L29, protein MKIKELRELTNEEVGGKRRELKQDALNMRVQQASGQLENPSRLKQARRDVARMETILSERRLNLTVGKKSTDAAPAAKPKAAKKAAAKKAPATKSAKKAAE, encoded by the coding sequence ATGAAGATCAAAGAACTTCGCGAATTGACCAACGAGGAAGTCGGCGGAAAGCGCCGCGAACTCAAGCAGGACGCGCTCAACATGCGTGTCCAGCAGGCCAGCGGCCAACTGGAGAACCCCTCCCGTCTCAAGCAGGCACGTCGCGACGTGGCTCGGATGGAGACCATCCTGTCTGAGCGCCGTCTGAACCTGACCGTTGGCAAGAAGTCAACGGACGCCGCCCCGGCTGCAAAGCCCAAGGCAGCAAAGAAAGCGGCGGCCAAGAAGGCCCCTGCCACGAAATCCGCGAAGAAAGCCGCGGAGTAA
- the rplB gene encoding 50S ribosomal protein L2, giving the protein MALTTYKPNTPSNRYKQWPGFEEITKSTPEPNLTVALRKSGGRNNTGRITCRHIGGGHKRRYRLIDFKRSRRDDVATVVGIEYDPNRSARIALIQFADGQKSYILAPAKLEVGAKVVAGEKAAPEVGNALPLSKIPLGTQIHNIEITPNKGGQIARSAGQAAILSNREGDFALVRLPSGEIRKILAVCFATIGQVGNVEHMNVVSGKAGRTRWQGVRPTVRGMCMNPIDHPNGGGEGRSKSGGGRQHLLSPWGHAKGQKTRKKRKYSNRLIVQGRKGK; this is encoded by the coding sequence ATGGCTCTTACTACTTACAAGCCCAACACGCCCTCGAACCGCTACAAGCAGTGGCCTGGTTTTGAGGAAATCACCAAGAGCACCCCGGAGCCGAATCTCACGGTGGCCCTCCGCAAGAGCGGTGGTCGCAACAACACCGGACGCATCACGTGCCGCCACATTGGTGGTGGTCACAAGCGTCGGTACCGGCTCATTGATTTCAAGCGCTCCCGTCGTGACGACGTCGCCACCGTGGTTGGCATCGAATACGATCCGAACCGCTCCGCCCGCATCGCCCTCATCCAATTCGCCGACGGCCAGAAGAGCTATATCCTTGCTCCTGCCAAACTCGAAGTGGGTGCCAAGGTTGTCGCCGGTGAAAAAGCGGCTCCGGAAGTGGGCAATGCTCTTCCTCTGAGCAAAATTCCTCTTGGTACGCAGATTCACAACATCGAGATCACGCCGAACAAAGGTGGCCAGATTGCCCGCTCCGCTGGCCAGGCAGCCATCCTTTCCAACCGTGAAGGTGACTTCGCCCTCGTGCGTCTTCCCTCCGGTGAGATTCGCAAGATCCTTGCGGTGTGTTTTGCAACCATCGGTCAGGTGGGCAACGTGGAACACATGAACGTGGTCAGCGGCAAAGCCGGCCGTACTCGCTGGCAGGGTGTTCGCCCGACCGTTCGCGGTATGTGCATGAACCCCATCGACCACCCGAACGGTGGTGGTGAAGGTCGCTCCAAGTCCGGTGGTGGTCGCCAGCACCTGCTCAGCCCCTGGGGTCATGCGAAGGGTCAGAAGACCCGCAAAAAGCGCAAGTACTCCAACCGTCTCATCGTGCAGGGCCGCAAAGGCAAGTAA
- the rplC gene encoding 50S ribosomal protein L3, producing the protein MSIGLIGKKVGMTQVYLKDGSAVAVTVIDVAGNQVVQVKNADKDGYTAVQVGYSEKKENRCSKPELEHFKKHNATAKYVVREFRTEGEAPEAGSTLGADKFADGEYVDVIGTTKGKGFSGVVKRYNFKGQPASHGSMMHRRTGSIGCRLTPGRVWKNQKMPGRHGFDRRTTQNLKVVQSRAEDGVLLIAGAVPGPNGSYVIVRPAIKKQTKK; encoded by the coding sequence ATGAGCATCGGATTGATTGGCAAAAAAGTGGGGATGACCCAGGTTTACCTCAAGGACGGCAGCGCCGTCGCTGTGACGGTGATTGACGTGGCCGGCAACCAGGTTGTCCAGGTCAAGAACGCAGACAAGGACGGCTATACCGCCGTGCAAGTTGGCTATAGCGAAAAGAAGGAAAATCGCTGCTCCAAACCGGAGCTCGAGCACTTCAAGAAGCACAACGCCACGGCCAAGTATGTGGTTCGCGAGTTTCGCACGGAAGGGGAGGCACCAGAAGCCGGTTCCACCCTCGGTGCAGACAAATTTGCTGACGGTGAGTATGTCGATGTGATCGGCACCACCAAGGGCAAGGGTTTCTCCGGCGTTGTGAAGCGTTACAACTTCAAGGGCCAGCCCGCATCGCACGGTTCCATGATGCACCGCCGGACTGGTTCCATCGGTTGCCGTCTGACCCCAGGGCGTGTTTGGAAGAACCAGAAGATGCCCGGGCGTCATGGTTTCGACCGTCGCACGACGCAAAATCTCAAAGTGGTCCAGAGCCGTGCCGAAGACGGCGTGCTCCTGATCGCGGGCGCCGTTCCCGGACCGAATGGCAGCTATGTCATCGTCCGTCCTGCTATCAAGAAGCAGACCAAGAAGTAA
- the fusA gene encoding elongation factor G translates to MSANPNSPNREYPLERTRNIGICAHIDAGKTTLTERILFYTGMIHKIGEVHDGAATTDWMEQEKERGITITSAAVTTKWKQLPGKDTVKLFENQDIRINIIDTPGHVDFTAEVERSLRVLDGAIFVLCGVAGVQPQSETVYRQAEKYGVPRIAFVNKMDRTGANFQRVVEDVRTKLGANAWPILIPIGAEDNLRGQIDVVNKKAVIFSDDDKFGSTYEVRELEGDQVDLANQAYDELVEELCNVDDEIGTMFLEEKPISVTDVKQALRRAVIGLKIIPMAGGSAFKNKGVQYLVDAVVDYLPGPLDIPAAQGQSADEDAVKIEARPDDGEKFVSLAFKLWSDKFVGKLVFFRVYSGCVKKGDVVYNPRTRKTERVGRLIQIQANQHKDIDCCYSGDIAAMVGIKNVTTGDTLAEDDYDILLEPPSFPEPVISMAVEPKAKGDQEKMAMALQRLSDEDPTFVVRTDEETGQTIIAGMGELHLEILRDRMLREFKVDTNAGAPQIAYRETLTKEADGEGKLVKQSGGRGQYGHVILKVFPSERGKGITVENKVVGGTIPKEYINACKSGVNEAMHNGIIAGYEVVDIHVDILDGSSHEVDSNENAFKMAAIFAVKDALKKAKCIMMEPIMAVEATTPEEYQGDIMGDINRRRGRITAIDSRNNMSIVKAEVPLAEMFGYSTTIRTLSSGRASYSMQPSHFDQVPQQIVDQIVEQRGGKKA, encoded by the coding sequence ATGTCCGCCAATCCGAATTCCCCCAACCGCGAGTACCCGCTTGAGCGGACCCGCAACATCGGCATCTGCGCCCATATTGATGCCGGCAAGACTACGCTGACTGAGCGTATCTTGTTCTACACCGGGATGATCCACAAGATCGGTGAGGTGCACGACGGTGCAGCCACCACGGACTGGATGGAGCAGGAAAAAGAGCGCGGCATCACGATCACCTCCGCCGCTGTGACCACCAAGTGGAAGCAGCTCCCCGGTAAGGACACGGTCAAACTGTTCGAAAATCAGGACATCCGCATCAACATCATCGACACCCCCGGCCACGTGGACTTCACGGCCGAGGTGGAGCGTTCCCTGCGTGTTCTTGACGGAGCCATCTTCGTGCTCTGCGGCGTGGCCGGTGTGCAGCCCCAGTCCGAGACGGTTTACCGTCAGGCTGAGAAGTATGGTGTGCCTCGCATCGCCTTCGTAAACAAGATGGACCGTACCGGTGCCAACTTCCAGCGCGTGGTGGAAGATGTGCGTACCAAGCTGGGTGCCAACGCCTGGCCGATCCTGATCCCGATTGGTGCTGAGGACAATCTCCGCGGCCAAATCGACGTGGTAAACAAGAAGGCCGTCATTTTCTCTGACGATGACAAGTTCGGCTCCACCTATGAGGTTCGTGAACTTGAAGGTGACCAGGTTGACCTTGCCAACCAGGCTTACGACGAACTGGTCGAAGAGCTTTGCAACGTGGACGATGAAATCGGCACGATGTTCCTCGAAGAGAAGCCGATCAGCGTCACGGATGTGAAGCAGGCTCTCCGCCGCGCCGTCATCGGACTCAAGATCATCCCGATGGCTGGTGGCTCCGCCTTCAAGAACAAAGGTGTTCAGTACCTTGTGGACGCCGTGGTTGATTATCTTCCCGGCCCGCTCGACATCCCGGCTGCCCAGGGGCAGAGCGCCGACGAAGATGCGGTCAAAATTGAAGCCCGCCCGGACGATGGCGAAAAATTCGTCTCCCTCGCTTTCAAACTCTGGAGCGACAAGTTCGTCGGCAAACTGGTGTTCTTCCGAGTTTACTCCGGCTGCGTTAAAAAAGGCGACGTTGTTTACAACCCCCGCACCCGCAAAACCGAGCGCGTGGGCCGCTTGATTCAGATTCAAGCCAACCAGCACAAGGACATCGACTGCTGTTATTCCGGTGACATCGCTGCCATGGTCGGCATCAAGAATGTTACGACGGGCGACACTCTCGCCGAAGATGATTACGACATTCTGCTTGAGCCCCCGTCGTTCCCAGAGCCGGTCATCTCCATGGCCGTGGAACCCAAGGCCAAAGGCGACCAGGAGAAAATGGCCATGGCCCTCCAGCGCCTTTCCGACGAGGACCCGACTTTCGTGGTCCGTACGGACGAAGAGACCGGTCAGACGATCATCGCTGGCATGGGTGAGCTTCACCTCGAAATTCTGCGCGATCGTATGCTGCGTGAGTTCAAGGTGGACACCAACGCCGGCGCTCCCCAAATCGCTTACCGTGAAACCCTCACCAAGGAAGCCGACGGCGAAGGCAAACTCGTCAAGCAGTCCGGTGGTCGTGGTCAATATGGCCACGTGATCCTCAAGGTGTTCCCTTCCGAGCGCGGCAAGGGCATCACGGTGGAAAACAAGGTGGTCGGCGGCACGATTCCAAAGGAATACATCAACGCCTGTAAATCTGGCGTGAATGAAGCCATGCACAATGGCATCATTGCTGGCTACGAAGTGGTGGACATTCACGTGGACATTCTGGACGGATCCAGCCACGAAGTGGACTCCAACGAAAACGCCTTCAAAATGGCGGCCATCTTCGCCGTCAAAGACGCTCTGAAGAAGGCCAAGTGTATCATGATGGAGCCCATCATGGCAGTCGAGGCTACCACTCCTGAGGAGTATCAGGGTGACATCATGGGTGACATCAACCGCCGACGCGGTCGTATCACCGCGATCGACAGCCGCAACAATATGAGCATCGTGAAGGCCGAAGTGCCGCTGGCTGAAATGTTCGGCTACAGCACGACGATTCGCACGCTCTCCAGCGGTCGCGCATCCTACTCGATGCAGCCGTCCCATTTCGACCAGGTGCCGCAACAGATCGTGGACCAGATCGTTGAGCAGCGCGGTGGCAAGAAGGCCTAA
- the rpsG gene encoding 30S ribosomal protein S7 yields the protein MSRRKRVFDKPVSKDSRYDSELVAHLISKIMVGGKKSLAERIVYAAIDALNENSDAVDPLELVTRAIENAKPRVEVKARRVGGATYQVPLEVAPARSEAMALRWIVNFARSRKGTPMHRALANELRDASTNQGNAIRKRDDVHKQAQANRAFAHFRW from the coding sequence ATGTCCCGCAGGAAACGCGTTTTCGACAAGCCGGTCAGCAAAGACTCCCGCTATGACAGCGAGTTGGTCGCTCACCTCATCAGCAAAATCATGGTGGGTGGCAAGAAGTCCCTCGCCGAGCGCATTGTGTATGCCGCGATCGATGCCCTGAATGAGAACAGCGACGCAGTGGACCCGCTTGAGCTGGTGACCCGTGCGATCGAGAACGCCAAGCCCCGTGTGGAAGTTAAAGCCCGCCGCGTGGGCGGTGCGACCTACCAGGTGCCGCTTGAAGTGGCCCCGGCCCGGTCCGAAGCCATGGCGCTCCGCTGGATCGTCAACTTCGCCCGCTCCCGCAAAGGCACTCCGATGCACCGCGCCCTCGCCAACGAGCTGCGTGATGCTTCCACCAACCAGGGTAACGCCATCCGCAAGCGTGATGACGTGCACAAGCAAGCCCAGGCCAACCGCGCCTTCGCCCACTTCCGCTGGTAG
- the rpsL gene encoding 30S ribosomal protein S12, with protein sequence MPTINQLVRHGRKDKAVKSKSPALANCPQRRGVCLQVMTRTPKKPNSALRKVAKVRLTNGFEVIAYIGGEGHNLQEHSIVLVRGGRVKDLPGVRYHIVRGTLDCLGVDKRRRGRSKYGAKRPKPGQAAAAGKGKK encoded by the coding sequence ATGCCCACCATCAACCAACTCGTGAGACATGGCCGCAAGGATAAAGCGGTCAAATCAAAGTCACCCGCGCTTGCGAACTGCCCCCAGCGTCGTGGTGTATGTCTGCAGGTGATGACCAGAACGCCCAAGAAGCCGAACTCGGCTTTGCGTAAGGTTGCCAAAGTGCGCTTGACCAACGGATTTGAGGTCATCGCCTATATCGGTGGTGAAGGGCACAACCTCCAGGAGCACTCTATCGTCCTCGTTCGCGGCGGCCGAGTAAAGGATTTGCCTGGTGTCCGTTACCACATCGTTCGCGGTACGCTGGACTGCCTTGGGGTGGACAAGCGCCGCCGTGGTCGCTCGAAGTACGGTGCCAAGCGTCCGAAGCCGGGTCAAGCCGCCGCCGCTGGCAAGGGCAAGAAGTAA
- the rplP gene encoding 50S ribosomal protein L16: MAMLPSRVKHRKTHRGSRAGNATVGNKVSYGEFGLQTLERAWIKNTQIEACRVAITRHLKRKGSVYIRIFPHKPVTARPPETRMGKGKGAPEFWVAVVYPGTMLFEVAGVSEALARDACRLAANKLGVRTRFVTRQAMH; this comes from the coding sequence ATGGCAATGTTGCCCAGCAGAGTTAAGCATCGCAAGACCCACCGCGGAAGCCGCGCCGGGAATGCGACCGTAGGAAACAAGGTCAGCTACGGCGAGTTCGGTCTTCAGACCCTTGAGCGCGCCTGGATCAAGAACACGCAAATCGAAGCCTGCCGTGTGGCGATCACCCGCCATCTCAAGCGCAAAGGCTCCGTGTACATCCGTATTTTCCCGCACAAGCCCGTGACCGCTCGTCCGCCGGAAACCCGAATGGGTAAAGGTAAGGGGGCACCGGAGTTCTGGGTGGCAGTGGTTTACCCCGGCACGATGCTCTTCGAAGTGGCTGGTGTGAGCGAGGCTCTTGCCCGTGACGCCTGCCGCCTGGCAGCAAACAAACTTGGGGTTCGCACGCGCTTCGTAACGCGTCAGGCGATGCACTAA
- the rpsQ gene encoding 30S ribosomal protein S17 translates to MSEVTANETAATKAPVRKTRVGEVVSNKMSKTIVVEVERRVPHPQFKKIVRMTSKFYAHDEEGTAKVGDKVRIEETRPLSKLKRWKLVEVLAH, encoded by the coding sequence ATGAGCGAAGTGACCGCTAACGAAACCGCCGCAACCAAGGCACCAGTCCGCAAGACCCGCGTGGGTGAGGTTGTGTCCAACAAGATGTCCAAGACGATCGTGGTGGAGGTGGAGCGCCGCGTGCCTCACCCCCAGTTCAAGAAGATCGTCCGCATGACCTCCAAGTTCTACGCCCACGATGAGGAAGGCACGGCCAAGGTTGGCGACAAGGTGCGCATCGAGGAGACCCGTCCGCTGAGCAAGCTCAAGCGCTGGAAGCTGGTCGAAGTTCTGGCCCACTAA
- the rpsJ gene encoding 30S ribosomal protein S10: MQSQRIRIRLRAYDYRVLDKSTAEIVETAKRTGAKVAGPIPLPTRIEKFNVNRSPHVDKKSSEHFEIRTHKRLLDIVDPTARTVDELKKLNLPSGVDITIRI, encoded by the coding sequence ATGCAAAGCCAACGCATCAGAATCCGCCTGCGCGCCTATGACTATCGCGTCCTGGACAAGTCCACGGCCGAGATCGTCGAGACCGCCAAGCGCACCGGCGCCAAAGTCGCGGGACCTATCCCTCTTCCGACGCGCATTGAGAAGTTCAACGTGAACCGCTCACCGCACGTGGACAAGAAGTCGTCCGAACATTTCGAAATCCGCACGCACAAGCGCTTGCTGGACATCGTTGACCCGACCGCCCGCACCGTGGACGAGCTCAAGAAGCTCAACCTCCCGTCCGGCGTGGACATCACCATTCGCATCTAA
- the rplD gene encoding 50S ribosomal protein L4, with product MASNVLTIDAAKQANVQVVEGRKGAHALHDTIIAYRANRRQGNASTKSRNEVAGSGKKLWKQKGTGRARMGSARSPIWSGGGVVWGPKPRDYSKKIPRQVKTLAFRTALTSRINDGDVLVTADFQVSDGKTKSFVAAIAGLTDARKVLVLADSFDELTFRSGRNVQNVQLMAATDVNAEHLLAYDKIIISGAALETIARRTA from the coding sequence ATGGCATCGAATGTATTAACGATCGACGCGGCCAAGCAGGCCAACGTGCAAGTGGTGGAGGGCCGCAAGGGTGCCCACGCATTGCATGACACCATCATCGCCTACCGCGCCAACCGCCGCCAGGGTAACGCCTCCACGAAGTCGCGCAATGAAGTTGCCGGCAGTGGCAAAAAGCTCTGGAAGCAGAAGGGAACAGGCCGCGCTCGTATGGGCAGCGCCCGCTCCCCGATCTGGAGTGGTGGTGGCGTGGTCTGGGGTCCCAAGCCCCGCGACTACTCCAAGAAGATTCCCCGTCAGGTGAAGACGCTTGCTTTCCGCACGGCGCTCACTTCCCGGATCAACGACGGAGATGTGCTGGTCACGGCTGACTTCCAGGTTTCCGATGGCAAGACCAAGAGCTTTGTCGCCGCCATCGCTGGCCTGACCGACGCCCGCAAGGTGTTGGTGCTCGCTGACAGCTTTGACGAACTGACATTCCGCAGCGGTCGCAACGTCCAGAACGTGCAGCTTATGGCCGCCACCGACGTGAATGCCGAGCACCTGCTCGCTTACGACAAGATCATCATCTCGGGCGCTGCCCTTGAAACCATCGCCCGGAGGACTGCCTAA
- the rplW gene encoding 50S ribosomal protein L23, whose amino-acid sequence MKDLYQVIKTIRLSEKATVLGETLNEYVFNVDPRANKLEIKQAVEKIFGKTVVGVRTMNYAGKKKRERRADFGRTNHWKKAVVRLKDGEKIELA is encoded by the coding sequence ATGAAAGACCTTTATCAAGTTATCAAGACCATCCGGTTGAGCGAAAAGGCCACCGTTCTTGGCGAAACTCTCAATGAGTACGTCTTCAACGTGGATCCCCGCGCCAACAAGCTTGAGATCAAGCAGGCTGTTGAGAAGATCTTTGGCAAAACGGTCGTCGGCGTCCGCACGATGAACTACGCCGGCAAGAAGAAGCGCGAACGTCGCGCCGACTTTGGCCGCACCAATCACTGGAAGAAAGCCGTCGTCCGGCTCAAAGACGGCGAGAAGATTGAACTCGCCTAG
- the rplE gene encoding 50S ribosomal protein L5, producing the protein MQPELLTLYKEKVIAHLHKELGLTNIHQVPKLEKIVINCCVGKEADRKQAVEDAVKEIVLITGQKPIVTFSKKAIANFKLRAGEAIGVKVTLRGVKMYDFMMRLVRTAIPRIRDFRGISGRAFDGRGNYTLGIADQSIFPEIELDKIKRSLGFDVTFVTDASNDDHARELLRCLGMPFRAKGGNKADTPDMAAA; encoded by the coding sequence ATGCAGCCAGAATTGTTAACGCTATACAAGGAAAAAGTCATCGCGCATCTGCACAAGGAGCTCGGCCTGACGAACATTCATCAGGTGCCGAAACTTGAAAAGATTGTCATCAACTGCTGCGTCGGCAAAGAAGCCGACCGCAAACAGGCAGTCGAAGACGCGGTGAAGGAAATCGTCCTGATCACCGGTCAGAAGCCGATTGTGACCTTCAGCAAGAAGGCAATCGCCAACTTCAAGCTGCGCGCCGGTGAGGCTATCGGAGTTAAAGTGACTCTCCGCGGCGTGAAGATGTATGACTTCATGATGCGCCTGGTGCGCACCGCGATTCCGCGCATTCGTGACTTCCGTGGGATCTCTGGCCGCGCCTTTGACGGTCGGGGTAACTACACGCTCGGCATCGCCGACCAGTCCATTTTCCCTGAGATCGAGCTCGACAAGATCAAGCGCTCCCTGGGCTTTGACGTCACCTTTGTGACTGACGCCAGCAATGACGACCATGCCCGTGAGCTGCTTCGCTGCCTCGGCATGCCCTTCCGCGCGAAAGGCGGCAACAAGGCGGATACCCCTGACATGGCGGCTGCCTAA
- the rplV gene encoding 50S ribosomal protein L22, with amino-acid sequence MEVKSVLKYARISDQKAREVARAIQGMPVSQALSVLNFTPKKAALLIGKALRSAVANAENNHEMDADELFVKSATATKGPVLKRIMPRARGSAGGIKKRMSHITLILAAKEAEAEKKPKAAKAAKAEAK; translated from the coding sequence ATGGAAGTAAAATCCGTCCTCAAATACGCGAGAATCTCCGACCAGAAAGCCCGGGAAGTGGCCCGTGCCATTCAGGGGATGCCGGTTTCTCAGGCACTCAGCGTGTTGAACTTCACCCCGAAGAAAGCCGCTCTCCTCATTGGCAAAGCCCTGCGTTCCGCAGTGGCCAATGCTGAAAACAACCACGAGATGGATGCGGACGAACTTTTCGTCAAAAGCGCCACGGCCACCAAGGGTCCGGTGCTGAAGCGAATCATGCCCCGCGCCCGCGGTTCCGCCGGCGGCATCAAAAAGCGCATGAGCCACATCACTCTCATCCTCGCCGCCAAAGAAGCGGAGGCGGAGAAGAAGCCGAAGGCAGCGAAAGCCGCCAAGGCCGAGGCCAAGTAA